From Candidatus Pedobacter colombiensis, one genomic window encodes:
- a CDS encoding polysaccharide lyase: protein MKTRFLQFVFSATLVVAAFSTFAQYPNIPPDIKKKSEDMMNEAYRQSDIAWQKALPIIEKEAKEGKPYIPWAGRPVDLPQSELLAFPGAEGGGAHSFGGRGGRVIVVTNLNDSGPGSLRDACEQGGARIVVFNVSGIIRINTPLIIRAPYITIAGQTAPGDGVCVAGESVWLNTHDVIVRFMRFRRGETFVGRRDDAIGGNPVGNIMIDHVSASWGLDENMSIYRHMYNDSTGKPEVKLATVNITIQNSIFSEALDTWNHAFGSTLGGENCSFMRNLWADNGARNPSIGWNGIFNFANNVIFNWNNRSTDGGDYTAMYNIINNYYKPGPVTSLKDPISYRILKPESGRSKLPYVVFGRAYVEGNIIEGNEKVTKDNWDGGIQLEDKKGSLMTYDQAKPYFAAMRVKKPFPMAEMTILPTMDAHKYVLANVGATLPKRDPVDTRIIEQVRTGKIDYLKDVKLSDKPDFQHRRLPKDSYKMGIITDISQVGGYPEYKGTPYKDSDNDGMPDSYEIKNGLNPNDASDAAKITKSGYSNIEVYLNSVVPIKTVKP, encoded by the coding sequence ATGAAAACTAGATTTTTGCAATTCGTATTTTCTGCAACACTTGTTGTAGCAGCGTTTTCAACTTTTGCTCAATACCCTAATATACCTCCTGATATCAAAAAAAAATCAGAGGATATGATGAATGAAGCTTATCGTCAATCAGATATTGCGTGGCAAAAGGCACTTCCTATCATAGAGAAAGAAGCAAAAGAAGGCAAACCCTATATTCCATGGGCAGGCCGACCGGTGGATCTTCCACAATCAGAACTATTGGCTTTTCCAGGAGCAGAAGGTGGTGGTGCACATAGCTTTGGTGGTCGCGGGGGGCGCGTAATTGTGGTTACAAATTTAAATGATAGCGGTCCGGGTTCTTTGCGTGATGCATGCGAACAGGGTGGCGCAAGAATCGTAGTATTTAATGTATCTGGAATTATCCGGATTAACACACCTTTAATTATTCGTGCACCTTATATTACCATTGCAGGTCAAACCGCACCTGGTGATGGTGTTTGTGTAGCTGGAGAGTCAGTTTGGTTAAATACACATGATGTAATAGTTCGTTTTATGCGTTTCAGAAGGGGAGAAACTTTTGTTGGTCGTAGAGACGATGCAATCGGAGGAAATCCGGTAGGCAACATCATGATAGATCATGTTTCAGCCAGTTGGGGGCTTGACGAAAATATGTCTATATATCGCCATATGTATAATGACAGTACTGGTAAACCTGAAGTTAAGTTGGCTACAGTAAATATTACCATCCAAAACTCTATCTTCTCCGAGGCTTTGGATACCTGGAACCATGCTTTTGGAAGTACCCTTGGTGGAGAAAACTGCAGTTTTATGCGTAACCTCTGGGCCGATAATGGTGCTCGTAATCCATCGATTGGCTGGAATGGTATTTTTAATTTCGCCAATAATGTGATTTTTAACTGGAACAACCGCTCTACAGATGGCGGCGATTATACTGCTATGTATAATATTATTAACAATTATTACAAACCAGGTCCGGTAACCTCTTTAAAAGATCCAATCAGCTATAGAATATTAAAACCTGAATCTGGCCGAAGCAAATTGCCTTATGTGGTGTTTGGAAGAGCTTATGTTGAAGGAAATATCATTGAGGGTAATGAAAAAGTAACTAAAGATAATTGGGATGGTGGCATTCAGCTGGAAGATAAGAAAGGTAGCCTGATGACCTACGATCAGGCAAAGCCATACTTCGCTGCTATGCGTGTTAAAAAACCATTCCCAATGGCAGAAATGACCATTTTGCCAACAATGGATGCACATAAATATGTATTGGCTAATGTTGGTGCAACTTTACCTAAACGTGATCCTGTGGATACGCGTATAATTGAACAAGTAAGAACAGGTAAAATTGACTACCTGAAGGATGTAAAACTATCAGATAAACCGGATTTTCAGCATCGTAGATTGCCAAAAGATTCTTATAAAATGGGTATCATTACAGATATCAGTCAGGTAGGTGGTTATCCTGAATATAAAGGAACGCCTTATAAGGATTCTGATAATGATGGTATGCCAGATAGTTATGAAATTAAAAACGGATTAAATCCTAATGATGCTTCTGATGCAGCTAAAATCACTAAGAGCGGATATTCTAATATCGAAGTTTATTTAAATAGTGTTGTTCCTATTAAGACAGTTAAACCATAA
- a CDS encoding ATP-binding protein → MNTNFNLSNNQRPTLLLDVKERSDRLMNYFLASFFLVGLILAGYYDTWLIAFGVGGISLLAYYSAKIALPNSSLYQYTLSTVLGIFMAQFIYQMHGLFEMHFFAFIGSTLLITYQKWKLQIPILLVVILHHTIFSYLQNIGFTEIYFSKIDYIDLQTLIIHFLLAGAIFFICGLWAYQLEKYNKLRKQHEVALDKSNQQLRKFNMELGKARKEADQANQAKSIFLATMSHEIRTPMNGVIGMSALLGETSLTEEQRMFNKTIGTCGETLINVINDILDFSKIESGSLELEKEVFDIRQCLEDVLDIFTTKAAQIHLNLTYEIYEDVPLLIIGDHLRLRQVLTNLVGNAMKFTEHGEICVHVHLEKRRSDEQIELRFDIRDTGIGIPEDKLKRLFKAFSQVDSSTTRKYGGTGLGLAISEKLVSLMGGHIYVRSQIGVGSTFSFTISTDLAPLKSTSYTHLQKEETFQNKLSTNFYQKFPHHILIAEDNQMNQLVIVNILRKMGYQPDLVKNGLEAIEAAKQKDYDIILMDIQMPIMDGLEATRIIRRAAGSQPIIIALTANAMADDEEKCLNAGMSDYIRKPFKPEDLMNKLEKWYTFKITKAAASR, encoded by the coding sequence ATGAATACAAATTTTAACCTCTCCAACAATCAGAGACCTACACTCCTGCTTGATGTAAAGGAAAGATCAGACAGGTTGATGAATTATTTTCTGGCCAGTTTTTTTTTAGTTGGATTAATACTCGCAGGATATTATGATACCTGGCTGATCGCATTTGGTGTTGGCGGAATTTCATTACTAGCCTATTATTCTGCTAAAATAGCTTTACCTAATTCTTCTCTGTACCAGTATACTTTAAGCACTGTTCTCGGCATTTTTATGGCTCAGTTTATTTACCAAATGCATGGGCTATTTGAGATGCATTTCTTTGCTTTTATTGGCAGTACCCTGCTCATTACTTACCAAAAGTGGAAGCTGCAGATTCCTATATTACTGGTGGTCATTCTACATCACACCATTTTCAGCTATCTGCAAAACATTGGCTTTACTGAAATCTATTTCAGTAAAATTGACTACATTGATCTACAAACCCTTATCATTCATTTTCTACTGGCCGGTGCAATATTCTTTATTTGCGGTTTGTGGGCTTATCAGTTAGAAAAATATAATAAGCTACGGAAACAACATGAGGTAGCGCTCGACAAATCGAATCAACAGCTAAGAAAATTTAATATGGAGCTCGGAAAAGCTCGAAAGGAGGCTGATCAGGCCAATCAGGCAAAGAGCATATTCCTTGCTACTATGAGCCATGAGATTCGTACTCCTATGAATGGAGTAATCGGAATGTCTGCCTTGCTGGGAGAAACTTCCTTAACAGAAGAACAGCGAATGTTTAACAAAACGATTGGCACCTGTGGCGAAACGTTGATCAATGTAATCAATGACATTCTTGATTTTTCAAAGATCGAATCCGGAAGCCTGGAGCTCGAAAAAGAGGTTTTTGATATTCGTCAATGTCTTGAAGATGTACTTGACATTTTTACCACCAAAGCGGCACAAATACACTTAAATCTAACTTATGAAATTTATGAGGATGTGCCCCTACTGATAATAGGAGATCATTTACGACTGCGTCAGGTTTTAACTAATCTGGTAGGCAACGCAATGAAATTTACTGAACATGGAGAGATTTGCGTACATGTCCACCTGGAAAAAAGAAGATCAGATGAACAAATAGAATTAAGATTTGATATACGGGATACTGGCATTGGCATACCAGAAGATAAGTTGAAGCGGCTTTTTAAGGCATTTTCACAAGTGGATTCCTCCACTACAAGAAAGTATGGAGGTACCGGACTTGGTCTGGCAATATCAGAAAAGCTGGTCAGTTTAATGGGAGGGCATATTTATGTAAGAAGTCAAATAGGTGTTGGTTCTACTTTTTCCTTTACAATCAGCACAGATCTTGCCCCATTGAAATCAACGTCTTATACTCATCTTCAAAAAGAAGAGACATTCCAAAATAAACTGTCGACTAATTTTTACCAGAAGTTTCCACACCATATACTCATTGCAGAAGATAACCAAATGAACCAATTAGTAATTGTTAATATTCTTCGCAAAATGGGCTATCAACCAGATCTGGTTAAAAACGGATTAGAGGCTATCGAAGCAGCTAAGCAAAAGGATTATGATATAATTTTGATGGATATACAAATGCCCATCATGGATGGTTTGGAGGCAACCCGGATTATTCGGAGGGCAGCTGGATCGCAACCTATCATTATTGCGCTGACAGCCAATGCGATGGCGGATGATGAAGAAAAATGTTTAAATGCTGGAATGAGTGATTATATCCGAAAACCCTTTAAACCTGAAGATCTAATGAATAAGCTTGAAAAATGGTACACTTTTAAAATAACAAAAGCTGCTGCCTCTCGGTAG
- a CDS encoding redoxin family protein, with translation MKKTIVMIWLMLLLIIVGALFWYNEWVYQLPTPVPKNYKTVNIGEVIELNSQLKKLNNNPLFLHFFNPDCPCSRFNIKNFKSLVAQYKTQVNFIVVVVSHKTFTVNSIQNKFNLDIPILFDNSIASSCGVYSTPQAVLIDKEHKLYYRGNYNRSRYCTDEKTNYAKMAITGLLNQHTRLTFSQFALKAYGCQLPDCTQ, from the coding sequence ATGAAGAAAACAATAGTAATGATCTGGTTGATGCTCCTTCTTATTATAGTAGGCGCATTATTTTGGTATAATGAATGGGTATACCAGTTGCCGACACCGGTTCCTAAGAATTACAAAACAGTTAACATTGGAGAAGTAATTGAATTAAATAGCCAACTAAAAAAGTTAAATAATAATCCCCTTTTTCTTCACTTCTTTAACCCTGATTGCCCCTGCTCAAGATTTAACATTAAAAACTTTAAATCATTAGTCGCCCAATATAAGACTCAAGTGAATTTTATAGTGGTTGTCGTTAGTCATAAAACATTTACTGTTAATTCGATACAAAATAAATTCAATTTAGATATACCCATTTTGTTTGACAATTCTATAGCCAGCTCCTGTGGGGTTTATTCTACACCGCAAGCCGTACTTATAGATAAGGAACATAAACTATATTATAGGGGAAACTACAACAGAAGTCGCTATTGCACTGACGAAAAAACAAATTATGCAAAAATGGCTATAACAGGCCTATTAAATCAGCATACCAGACTAACTTTTAGTCAGTTTGCATTAAAAGCCTATGGTTGTCAATTGCCAGATTGCACTCAATAA